In one Novipirellula artificiosorum genomic region, the following are encoded:
- a CDS encoding apiosidase-like domain-containing protein, translating to MSSNNRVVFQTVVLVIVGAVCVASREAAMAATHVPAWQVVELEFTSEKDYPNAYTEVEFWVDFVHQDGMQLRRPGFWDGGRSFKVRFASPLDEGQWSWKSDSSLPDGGLRDQSGSFQTGPPNGKNPFRQHGFWRIPPGSRWMEYADGTSAVMVADTPWAIPWRATHEQVEVYARDRQAKGFNAALLMSVMPDRRMEGPRDRTQHAGFARGFEDLPSGHINKLNAEYFQYLDRTVEILTERGIAPVWQPVFHGFGWKGLSVAGPVIPPDEYARYCRYLVARYGAYPAIWLVLGDGSGAEIGIDPGGREIEAWDAYHQPTGLHYGPHAPSKAHQAKEWLDFQWIQTGHSGEHRQDRLAAHFCQMPVKAVANGEPTYENIGTKGQAAGWWQGHEAWRNLCAGGTMGIVYGAGSLWNWVHPGEPELNDGWARAPESSWRDALDFEGSTYAGMLGKILDGLPIDGAQPDNTCTYGRPSLFKPNQLLILYLENGGSLRVLREDIPDAWRIYDPKSGEIVRSGRMSDSGKNLGDTGSGPRVVIFSSTY from the coding sequence ATGTCAAGCAACAACCGAGTTGTGTTCCAAACGGTAGTCCTTGTGATTGTTGGGGCTGTCTGCGTGGCGTCTCGTGAAGCAGCCATGGCTGCCACGCACGTTCCCGCGTGGCAGGTGGTCGAACTTGAATTCACTTCGGAAAAAGACTATCCGAACGCCTACACCGAAGTCGAGTTTTGGGTCGACTTTGTGCATCAGGACGGTATGCAGTTGCGGCGTCCAGGTTTCTGGGATGGGGGCAGGTCGTTCAAGGTTCGCTTTGCTTCTCCGTTGGACGAGGGGCAATGGAGTTGGAAGAGTGACTCGAGCCTTCCTGACGGTGGGCTTCGGGATCAGTCAGGGTCGTTTCAGACGGGGCCTCCGAACGGAAAGAACCCTTTCCGTCAACATGGCTTCTGGCGCATTCCGCCTGGCAGCCGATGGATGGAATACGCCGATGGTACTTCCGCCGTCATGGTCGCGGATACGCCTTGGGCAATCCCTTGGCGTGCGACGCATGAACAGGTGGAGGTGTATGCGAGGGATCGGCAGGCAAAAGGATTCAACGCTGCGCTCTTGATGTCGGTGATGCCGGACAGACGGATGGAAGGCCCTCGTGACCGCACTCAACACGCAGGTTTCGCCAGAGGCTTCGAGGACCTGCCCTCCGGCCACATCAACAAGTTGAATGCCGAGTACTTTCAGTATCTCGATCGTACGGTCGAAATCCTGACCGAACGCGGAATTGCTCCGGTTTGGCAGCCCGTCTTTCACGGCTTCGGTTGGAAGGGGTTGAGCGTTGCCGGGCCGGTCATTCCACCCGATGAATATGCTCGCTATTGCCGCTACCTTGTGGCGCGTTACGGAGCCTACCCAGCGATTTGGTTGGTCCTTGGTGATGGCAGCGGGGCGGAAATCGGCATCGATCCGGGCGGACGCGAAATCGAGGCATGGGACGCGTACCATCAACCCACGGGATTGCACTATGGTCCGCACGCGCCTTCCAAGGCTCACCAAGCCAAGGAGTGGCTCGATTTTCAGTGGATCCAAACGGGGCACAGCGGCGAGCATCGTCAGGATCGGCTTGCCGCGCATTTTTGCCAGATGCCGGTCAAGGCCGTAGCGAACGGAGAGCCGACTTACGAAAACATCGGAACGAAGGGGCAAGCGGCGGGATGGTGGCAAGGCCACGAAGCATGGCGCAATCTCTGTGCCGGGGGCACCATGGGAATCGTGTACGGTGCAGGCAGCCTTTGGAATTGGGTTCATCCGGGCGAGCCCGAACTAAATGATGGTTGGGCACGTGCACCGGAGAGCAGTTGGCGCGACGCTCTCGATTTCGAAGGTTCCACTTACGCAGGAATGCTAGGCAAGATTCTCGACGGACTTCCGATCGACGGCGCTCAGCCTGACAACACTTGCACGTACGGCCGGCCATCTTTGTTCAAACCCAATCAGCTTCTGATTCTCTATTTGGAAAACGGCGGCAGCCTCCGCGTTCTACGAGAGGACATCCCCGATGCTTGGCGAATCTACGATCCAAAGAGCGGCGAGATCGTTCGATCGGGTCGCATGAGCGACTCCGGCAAGAACCTCGGCGACACCGGCAGCGGGCCACGTGTAGTGATCTTCTCGAGCACGTACTGA
- a CDS encoding SulP family inorganic anion transporter gives MLNFFRSKTATAKDDLLSGVTVSLALVPEAIAFAFVAGVSPIIGLYSAFFIGFITAVLGGRPGMISGATGAMAVVVVALIATQGIEYLFPTVMLCGLIQVAIGTARLGKLIRLVPHSVMLGFVNGLAIVIGLAQFSSFQTYDAAAGELTMLSGMPLVVMLVFVALTMAIIWLLPKYTKAVPASLVAILSVTLLSIAINSATASSGDNLVATVGDMLNTKAASVAEDPANVANASISGGLPMPFFLQHSIPPMTLDTLWIIFPFAITLAGVGLIESLMTLTLIDEITETRGRGNRECIGQGAANIVCGLFGGMGGCAMIGQSLINVNSGGRGRLSGITAAVCLLLFILFLAPWIERIPMAALVGVMFMVVIGTFEWASLKMFHRMPISDMAVMVLVAGYTVVMHDLASAVILGVIVSALVFTWKHALHLGADIQTNEFGSKIYQLHGPLFFASVSSFKEMFDPAKDPDDVVIDFYYSRVYDQSALEAINVLAEKYEALGKRLHLTHLSQECRSLLDRAGDLVEVNLSEDPQYHVATDRLG, from the coding sequence ATGCTCAATTTCTTTCGCTCAAAAACCGCAACGGCCAAGGATGATCTTCTCTCAGGGGTGACGGTTTCCCTTGCGCTAGTCCCCGAAGCGATCGCATTCGCCTTCGTTGCCGGTGTGTCGCCGATCATTGGCCTTTACTCTGCTTTTTTCATTGGCTTCATCACCGCCGTCTTGGGCGGTCGCCCTGGCATGATTTCGGGTGCAACCGGCGCCATGGCCGTCGTCGTAGTGGCTTTGATCGCAACCCAGGGGATCGAGTATCTGTTCCCTACGGTCATGCTCTGCGGGTTGATTCAAGTGGCCATCGGAACCGCTCGCTTGGGAAAACTGATTCGGCTGGTCCCCCATTCGGTGATGCTCGGTTTTGTCAACGGTTTGGCGATCGTAATCGGGCTGGCGCAATTCAGTTCCTTCCAGACCTATGACGCCGCAGCCGGTGAATTGACGATGCTTAGCGGAATGCCGCTCGTCGTCATGTTGGTGTTCGTTGCACTGACGATGGCGATCATCTGGTTGCTGCCCAAGTACACCAAAGCGGTTCCCGCGTCGCTGGTTGCCATTCTGAGCGTCACACTGCTGTCGATCGCAATCAATTCGGCAACCGCATCGAGCGGCGATAATCTCGTCGCGACGGTCGGTGACATGTTGAACACCAAAGCAGCATCCGTCGCGGAAGACCCCGCGAATGTGGCAAACGCATCGATCAGTGGCGGCTTGCCGATGCCGTTCTTCCTGCAACATTCCATCCCGCCGATGACACTCGACACACTTTGGATTATTTTTCCATTTGCCATCACCTTGGCCGGCGTCGGATTGATCGAATCCCTGATGACGCTCACGTTGATCGACGAGATTACCGAAACACGAGGTCGAGGCAACCGTGAATGTATCGGTCAAGGAGCTGCAAATATCGTTTGCGGTCTGTTCGGTGGCATGGGAGGATGCGCGATGATCGGCCAATCGCTGATCAATGTCAATTCCGGTGGCCGCGGCCGGCTGTCGGGCATCACGGCGGCCGTCTGTTTGTTGCTCTTCATTCTGTTTTTGGCTCCCTGGATCGAACGAATCCCTATGGCCGCCTTGGTCGGCGTCATGTTCATGGTGGTCATTGGAACCTTTGAATGGGCTTCACTTAAAATGTTCCACCGCATGCCGATCAGTGATATGGCGGTTATGGTGCTGGTGGCCGGATACACCGTAGTCATGCATGACTTGGCCTCCGCCGTGATCTTGGGCGTGATCGTCTCGGCACTCGTTTTCACCTGGAAGCATGCACTGCACCTTGGAGCGGACATCCAAACAAATGAATTTGGCAGCAAGATCTATCAACTCCACGGGCCACTCTTCTTCGCTTCGGTTTCTTCGTTCAAAGAGATGTTCGACCCGGCGAAAGACCCCGATGATGTGGTGATCGATTTTTACTACTCGCGTGTTTACGACCAATCGGCGCTCGAAGCGATCAACGTGTTGGCCGAAAAATACGAAGCGCTCGGCAAACGGTTGCACCTGACGCACTTAAGCCAAGAATGCCGCAGCCTGCTTGACCGAGCGGGTGACTTGGTCGAGGTCAATCTTTCGGAAGATCCGCAATACCACGTCGCTACCGATCGACTGGGATGA